TGGAGCGGATCCCCATGTGATAGTTTGGCAAAACACCTTTTGGGTCTATCCCACCTGGAGCGATGGCCGCGGAGAGCGATTTTTCGCATTTTCCTCGACCAACCTGGTGGATTGGCAATGTCATGGGCCGCTGTTGGATTTGCAGGACGTGAATTGGATCAAGGACGACGGCCAGCCGCGCCATCATGCCTGGGCGCCGTCAGTTCTGCCATCCGGGGGCAAATTTTATTTCTACTACTCCGTTGGCCCCCAAAATCCCACGCCTTCACGCATCGGCGTCGCAGTGGGCAACTCCCCTGCCGGACCGTTCAAGGATTCCGGCAAACCTTTGCTGACAGGCGGGCAGGGATTTGAGGCCATAGACCCCATGGTTTTCACCGATCCCAAGTCAGGCAAAACTTACTTCTATGCCGGCGGCAGTGCGGGAGCCAAACTGCGTGTCTTTGAACTCAATCCAGATTTAATCAGTTTCGCCCGCGAGGTTCCCGTGGAAACTCCGCCGAATTTCACCGAAGGCGCGTTCATGCATTATTATCAGGGCCAATATTACCTCTCCTATAGTCACGGAAGCTATCGGCATGCCTCGTATTCGGTACACTACGCAACCGCCCCCACTCCTACCGGGCCATGGACCTACCGCGGGGCCATTCTTACCAGTGACGAAACCCGAAAGGGACCGGGACACCACTCTTTTATCCGCCATCCTCTGAGCGGCGAGTGGCTCATCTTTTATCATCGCTGGGAAAACCAATCTGGGGAGGGCCCTTATCGGGGTTTTCGGCAAATTTGTATCGAACGAACGGAATATGACACACAAGGATTGCTCCGCCCCATCCGCATGACCAGCGGTCTTAACACCGCTCCCAGTCCAGCTTCGCGCCGTCCGTGAAGATGTCCCCCCAATCTTTTGGCGGCTAAAACATAACCGCGCAGTTGGCCTTCCCCGCGCATGGCCATCAGCCCGGTAGCCTGCTGCTTGTGCTCTAAGCCTGCTTTTTGCGGGCGACGACGAATGCGTTAAACATATAGAAACGCCAAGGACCAGCGTTGAGCAAGAAATCCAGCAACTTGGATACATATCGGTCCGTGCATTCCACACGTTCAATCTCGCACCCGTTGCGCACCAGAAAAAACGCCATCTCCCGCCCATTCGTCGCCACGATGGCATCATCATCCGGCGTAAACGGCTCCTTGATAATTGGCGTCATGCGGTCGAACCTGACTGAATCCGGCTGCTCATGCATCTGACGCAACTTTTCCTGCTGGCGCCGCCAATTATTCCATTTTTGGCAAATCCCGCGCATTTTGGGGTGGTAATCCCGGAAACCCAGGGCGCGGAAAAAATTGGGACTGGAAAGCACCACCTTGCCCCCCGGCTTGACCACTCGCACCATTTCCGCAATGAATGCTTCCGGCTCTTCCACGTGTTCCAGCACATTCAAGGCCCCCACAGAATCAAAGTAATTATCGGGATAGGGCAGTTGCCGGCCATTGTAAAGACGGCAATTTTCGGTGACTTTGCGGGCGCGTTGCACATTAGGCTCGGAGACCTCCACCCCGTGCGCCTCAAAACCCTCACTCAACAAACGGGCCACCACTTGTCCCACACCGCAGCCGACGTCCAACACCCTTCCACCTGGCCGATCCGGGCGCAAGGTATCGGCGTACTTGGCGTAAAACGCGGCGTCCCAACCCGCTAAAAACTCGGCGTACGCCTCGTTATGGCGATAATAGCTATCCTGATGCCCCATGCGCAGAGATTAACCGCAGACCCCAGCGATACGCGATGCCAAATCGCCCCTACCCCACCGAATCACGGCAACTGAGGGGTGGCAATACGGTAGAACCTTGACGGTCCGGCTTGATTGGTGATGCCCACCTGGCGATTCGTAGGCGCGGGAGCCACATCCAGGAATCGCTGCCACTGCGTTGCGCCAATATTTTCAAGGTATTGAATGGTATAGCTCTTGTTGGAAATGGCCTGAAATTGCAATCCAGCCGCCCCGCTGCCGACCGGCTGAATAGCCAGTCTCAGCACACTGTTGGGGTCCCTTGGATTGGTGCCCGCAATAAATTCCTGCAAGTTGGATAAACCATCCCTATCACTATCTTCCACGGCATCATTGGGATTGTTGCTTTGGAAACCGTTCTGGGCTTCCCATTCATCAGGAATACCGTCATTGTCCGAATCCATGCTGCCAAAGCTCAATGTCACCGTGGGAGAAAAGGCCGAGCCAACCAAATTGGTCACGCGCAGGTAGTATTGGCCTGCATGTTGCGACTGCGCATTGACAATCTGGAGCGTCGGGCCGGTGCCACCGGGGAAGGGAGTGTTGTTAAAGAACCACTGATAAGACAAGGGCTCGGAGCCAGTGGCGGCCGCCACAAAGGTCACGGTCTGCCCGGCGGTGGCGTTGATGTTGGAAGGCGTTTGAGTGAATGTTGGCGGATTTAATACCCACACCTGCACCACGCCGCTGGTGGTCACCCCCACGACATTACTGGCCACCACGTAATAACCGCCAGACACCTCTGGTTGCGCATCCTCAAAGGACAGTTGCACGGAGTTGGCTCCCGGAATCGTCTCTCCACTGCTCTTGTACCATTGATAGGTGAAGGGGCCTGTGCCGGTGACCGTGGGAGTAAGGGCGAAACTCGTGCCCCGCCGGATATAACGATTGGTTTGGGCAAAAACCAGACCAGGCAGTTCCGCCACCGTCAGGACAGCCGTGGCGCTGGTCGCCATGCCATAGGCATTGCTGACCACCAGTTGATAGGGCCCACTTTGCGCCAATACTAAATTGGTCAATGTAAGGATGGGCGTCGTGGCATTCGTAAGCCAGTTGGTGCCGTTGTGATACCAGTAAATACCCAGCGGCTCAGTGCCCGTTACTGAGGCGACAAACAATGTATAGCCGTTGGTGATGACCGTCCGATTGGTGGGTGATTCCGTAACCACTGGCGCCACTCCTTCGCTCTGGACCGTCACCTGAACCGGATACAAGTTGGAGGCCGTGCCACTGCGTACCACCAAAACGTATTCGCCCGCCTGCTCCGGCTGCACGTTCTGCAAAGCCAGGCTGGCCGTGGTGGCCCCGGCAATATTCGTGCCGCTGCGCATCCACTGGAAAGTTTGAGATTGGCCGCCAAAGCGCGCCGCAAGAGTTACATTGGACCCTTGTAGCACCTGTACGGAGCGCGGCGGCTCCACGACGGTCACAAAGGCCAGACCGCTGCTCAGGCCGTTGGTGCGCAATTCATTGGTAATGGTGGCACGATAAACCCCGCCCAGACCAATGTGCACATCCCTCAATTCCATCACCGGACTATTCCGGTCAAAGTCAAATCCTGGCACCGCTGTGTTGGGATTTTGCCACCGCACGGCGTAGGGCTGTGAGGCATTGAATTCTATGGACAATACGAGGTTGGAGCCAGCGGTGACCACCTGATTGGCGGCCGGTTGCCGCGTAATCACCGGCGACAGGAGCCATTTCACAAACGCATCCCGGCTGCGATCCGCGCCATAGATGTTGGTCACGAGCACGGAATAATACCCCTCCTGCGCCAGCGAGAAGTTGGTAAGCACCAGGCTGTTGGTGTTCGCGCCGCTAATCGGGACACCGTTGAAGAACCACTGGTAGCTCAGCGTGCCATGACCGGTGGCCACAACATTCAATGTGGCCGTCGTGGCATTCGTCACCCGCAAATCCGCCGGTTGCGTCCATATTTTGGCCG
This is a stretch of genomic DNA from Fontisphaera persica. It encodes these proteins:
- a CDS encoding family 43 glycosylhydrolase, with protein sequence MRRTILWLFIALMGGVIVRAAGFPNPVLIGADPHVIVWQNTFWVYPTWSDGRGERFFAFSSTNLVDWQCHGPLLDLQDVNWIKDDGQPRHHAWAPSVLPSGGKFYFYYSVGPQNPTPSRIGVAVGNSPAGPFKDSGKPLLTGGQGFEAIDPMVFTDPKSGKTYFYAGGSAGAKLRVFELNPDLISFAREVPVETPPNFTEGAFMHYYQGQYYLSYSHGSYRHASYSVHYATAPTPTGPWTYRGAILTSDETRKGPGHHSFIRHPLSGEWLIFYHRWENQSGEGPYRGFRQICIERTEYDTQGLLRPIRMTSGLNTAPSPASRRP
- a CDS encoding class I SAM-dependent methyltransferase — encoded protein: MGHQDSYYRHNEAYAEFLAGWDAAFYAKYADTLRPDRPGGRVLDVGCGVGQVVARLLSEGFEAHGVEVSEPNVQRARKVTENCRLYNGRQLPYPDNYFDSVGALNVLEHVEEPEAFIAEMVRVVKPGGKVVLSSPNFFRALGFRDYHPKMRGICQKWNNWRRQQEKLRQMHEQPDSVRFDRMTPIIKEPFTPDDDAIVATNGREMAFFLVRNGCEIERVECTDRYVSKLLDFLLNAGPWRFYMFNAFVVARKKQA